Proteins found in one Hoplias malabaricus isolate fHopMal1 chromosome 17, fHopMal1.hap1, whole genome shotgun sequence genomic segment:
- the LOC136674091 gene encoding trypsin inhibitor ClTI-1-like produces MILRVVFVLLCVVALTNVVAAGKKRRPPKCEIYPLPGCPRDYNPVCGSDGKTYTNECELCVEILETGTQIYVAHEGPC; encoded by the exons ATGATTCTCCGTGTTGTTTTCGTCCTTCTCTGCGTGGTTG CGTTGACAAATGTAGTCGCAGCTGGGAAAAAGAGGAGACCG CCGAAATGTGAGATTTATCCCCTCCCCGGATGTCCACGGGATTACAATCCTGTGTGTGGCTCTGATGGGAAAACCTACACTAACGAATGTGAACTCTGCGTGGAAATCTT GGAAACAGGGACTCAGATCTACGTAGCTCATGAGGGGCCATGTTGA